From Aquabacter sp. L1I39, the proteins below share one genomic window:
- a CDS encoding TonB-dependent receptor, producing MAQSTRLPLLLAVLTLPVTAEAQEAGQVIELDAVTVEAMRRTQPWIEVPASIGVYTRGDIEARTIQRLEDAFDASVNTQMRSQRGGNDASVISIRGIANTAFGTDPTVAIYRDDVFIGNDATFNLTMVDLAQIEILRGPQGTLYGRNAIAGAVNVRSAVPEYGATYTLFDALFGTDMTLQGRAVLNAALGQDMALRAVAFGDYADGWVTNAADGNAYDGDKDGGGRFQLAARPSDRLELLFAADYATDEGSRGNRGPFGTVWQDGYNAAIPYTSSISSYGVSLKASYDMGVAQLISVTAWRGSQGDGEGGDFTPSPFRRNGFSRDYNQATQEFRLVSAPNETLDWTLGTFFLGSKDDRYEYTGFNIAMPANVFYPGQPALPAGYQEGTTSDLQGWSAAVFGDATWHLTDRFDVLAGMRLSYDHREIDYVHASNVAGVTLGAPGQSQVQSMGSSDISPKIGLAYAIAPDVRTYATISRGYKAGGYNISFAPSSDLSYAPESAWNYEAGVKASLFEGKLDLAASVFYFDWKNQQIYSFNGYSVWIANAPKSRNYGAEFEITARPLQGLELFAGLGLLDARFTDAPASQTGGNADGNWQPLASRYSLSLSAQYTTPLTAQLNGVARVDWNWRSAFYFDVDNTIEQDAYGIVNARLGVEAKNWSLYLVALNLLDQDYYVVATDNGYGPYGAPGDPRMIGVQARARF from the coding sequence ACGGTGGAAGCCATGCGCCGCACCCAGCCCTGGATTGAGGTGCCGGCGAGCATCGGCGTGTACACGCGGGGGGACATCGAGGCACGCACCATCCAGCGGCTGGAGGATGCGTTCGATGCCAGCGTCAACACTCAGATGCGCAGCCAGCGCGGCGGCAATGATGCGTCGGTCATTTCCATACGCGGCATCGCGAACACCGCGTTCGGTACCGATCCGACGGTCGCCATCTATCGGGACGACGTGTTCATCGGCAATGATGCCACCTTCAACCTCACTATGGTGGACCTCGCCCAGATCGAGATCCTGCGCGGGCCACAGGGCACGCTTTATGGCCGCAATGCCATAGCAGGCGCGGTGAATGTGCGCAGCGCCGTGCCGGAGTACGGCGCCACCTATACCCTGTTCGATGCCCTGTTCGGGACCGACATGACGCTGCAGGGCCGGGCCGTCCTCAATGCCGCGCTCGGACAGGACATGGCCCTGCGCGCCGTGGCCTTCGGGGATTATGCCGATGGCTGGGTGACCAACGCGGCGGATGGCAATGCGTATGACGGGGACAAGGACGGCGGCGGGCGCTTCCAGCTCGCGGCGCGCCCCTCGGACCGGCTCGAACTGCTGTTCGCCGCGGATTATGCCACCGACGAGGGCAGCCGGGGCAATCGCGGGCCGTTCGGCACCGTCTGGCAGGATGGCTACAATGCCGCCATTCCCTACACTTCGAGCATTTCCAGCTATGGCGTCTCGTTGAAGGCAAGCTACGACATGGGGGTGGCGCAACTTATTTCCGTCACCGCATGGCGCGGCTCGCAAGGAGATGGGGAGGGCGGTGATTTTACCCCCTCACCATTCCGCCGGAACGGCTTCTCACGCGACTACAACCAGGCGACCCAGGAGTTCCGCTTGGTTTCCGCCCCGAACGAGACGCTGGACTGGACGCTGGGCACCTTCTTCCTCGGCAGCAAGGACGACCGATACGAATATACCGGCTTCAATATCGCCATGCCCGCCAACGTCTTCTATCCCGGACAGCCGGCTCTGCCCGCCGGCTATCAGGAGGGTACCACGTCGGACCTTCAGGGCTGGTCGGCGGCCGTGTTCGGGGATGCCACCTGGCACCTGACGGACCGCTTCGATGTGCTGGCCGGCATGCGCCTCAGCTATGACCATCGCGAGATCGACTATGTGCACGCCTCGAACGTGGCCGGCGTCACGCTCGGCGCGCCGGGGCAGTCGCAGGTGCAGTCCATGGGCAGTTCGGACATCTCGCCCAAGATCGGCCTCGCCTATGCGATCGCGCCCGATGTGCGCACGTATGCCACTATCTCCCGCGGCTACAAGGCGGGTGGCTACAACATCTCCTTCGCGCCTTCCAGCGACCTGTCCTACGCTCCCGAGAGCGCGTGGAACTATGAGGCGGGCGTGAAGGCCTCGCTGTTCGAGGGCAAGCTCGATCTGGCCGCTTCCGTCTTCTATTTCGACTGGAAGAACCAGCAGATCTATTCGTTCAACGGCTATTCGGTCTGGATCGCCAACGCGCCCAAGTCGCGCAATTACGGTGCCGAATTCGAAATCACCGCGCGGCCCTTGCAGGGGCTTGAACTGTTCGCGGGTCTCGGCCTTCTGGATGCCCGCTTCACGGATGCGCCCGCCTCGCAGACCGGGGGCAATGCGGATGGGAACTGGCAACCGTTGGCCTCCAGATATTCCCTGTCCCTGTCCGCCCAGTACACAACGCCCCTGACCGCGCAGCTGAACGGCGTCGCCCGGGTGGACTGGAACTGGCGGTCTGCCTTCTATTTCGACGTGGACAACACCATTGAGCAGGACGCCTACGGCATCGTGAATGCGCGGCTCGGCGTGGAGGCGAAGAATTGGAGCCTCTACCTGGTGGCGCTGAACCTTCTCGACCAGGATTATTATGTCGTCGCCACCGACAATGGCTACGGGCCT